The following coding sequences lie in one Acidobacteriota bacterium genomic window:
- a CDS encoding fumarate hydratase — translation MKRIKLSKIKNEVKKAVQDANFILGEDVKEVIKNSIEKEESLAGKDALTQIIENVKVAFQEKLGLCQDTGIAVFFVEMGEDVRFIKDNELKSIREAITSGMIEGYKEGYLRKSLAEDPLRRKNTGDNSPAFIHWEIVPGDKFKITFIAKGGGAENMSAIRMFAPAAGLEGVENFVVETVSEAGSNPCPPVIVGVGIGGNFETSALLAKKALLRRPVGSHNPDPFYKDMEERLLKKVNNLGIGPLGLGGRITALAVHVESYPCHIASLPCAVNIECHSHRVVELEF, via the coding sequence ATGAAAAGAATTAAATTAAGCAAAATTAAAAATGAAGTCAAAAAAGCAGTTCAGGATGCAAATTTTATTCTTGGAGAAGATGTGAAAGAGGTAATCAAAAATTCAATTGAAAAGGAAGAATCTTTAGCAGGAAAAGATGCCTTAACCCAGATAATTGAAAATGTAAAAGTTGCCTTTCAGGAGAAATTGGGATTATGTCAGGATACAGGAATTGCAGTTTTTTTTGTTGAAATGGGAGAAGATGTAAGATTTATAAAAGATAATGAATTAAAAAGTATTAGAGAGGCCATAACATCTGGAATGATTGAGGGATATAAAGAAGGTTACCTGAGAAAATCGCTTGCTGAAGACCCTTTGAGGAGGAAAAATACAGGTGATAATTCGCCTGCTTTTATTCACTGGGAAATAGTTCCAGGAGATAAGTTTAAGATAACATTCATTGCAAAAGGAGGCGGTGCAGAAAATATGAGTGCAATCCGTATGTTTGCGCCTGCTGCTGGATTGGAGGGAGTTGAAAATTTTGTGGTAGAGACTGTCAGTGAAGCTGGTTCAAACCCATGTCCTCCAGTAATTGTGGGTGTTGGAATTGGAGGAAATTTTGAAACCTCTGCTCTTCTTGCAAAGAAAGCATTACTTAGGAGACCTGTGGGTTCCCATAATCCAGATCCTTTTTATAAAGATATGGAAGAGAGATTGTTAAAGAAGGTTAATAATTTAGGCATAGGTCCTCTGGGACTTGGAGGAAGGATTACAGCTTTAGCAGTCCACGTTGAATCTTATCCATGTCATATCGCATCTCTTCCCTGTGCAGTGAACATCGAATGTCATTCTCATCGAGTTGTAGAGTTAGAATTTTAG
- a CDS encoding 4Fe-4S binding protein has protein sequence MQKDKKKMRESELIIIEKESDMPPMAMSLGYMTYNKTGSWRNIKPIINYDICIDCMICWKFCPDACVLIENGRPLIDYDFCKGCGICAEECPKDCIEMVEEGK, from the coding sequence TTGCAAAAGGATAAGAAAAAAATGAGAGAATCTGAATTGATAATAATTGAAAAAGAAAGTGACATGCCTCCAATGGCTATGTCCCTTGGATACATGACTTATAACAAAACTGGATCGTGGAGAAACATAAAGCCAATAATCAATTATGATATTTGTATAGATTGCATGATATGCTGGAAGTTCTGTCCTGATGCATGTGTATTAATTGAGAATGGAAGGCCTTTAATAGATTATGATTTCTGTAAAGGTTGTGGAATATGTGCAGAAGAATGTCCTAAAGATTGCATTGAAATGGTTGAGGAGGGAAAATGA
- the thiC gene encoding phosphomethylpyrimidine synthase ThiC yields MTQIQEARRGNITSSMKIVAEKESIQVEELGELIAKGLVVIPHNKKHSNLFPIGIGYKLRTKVNANIGTSIDYPHLEEELKKLDVVLKFGADTVMDLSTGGNINKIRKEIMKRTSAPVGTVPIYQASILGISKRGNMIDMTEDDLFSVIEMQAEDGVDFMTIHAGLTLSGVEMLKKHPRLTKVVSRGGAFILGWMLKNQRENPFYEKFDRLLEIALKYDITLSLGDGLRPGSIADAGDSAQINELLVLGELTKKCNEAGVQVIVEGPGHVPLDQITAQVKFQKRICNNAPFYVLGPLVTDVGAGYDHITAAIGGAIAGSAGADFLCYVTPSEHIALPDVEDVRDGVIAFRIAAHAADIVKGIKGAKEWDEKMSKARYELGWEEQAKLSIDPEKFKEIREKRKTSSNACSMCSDFCAMKIVSEFLGDDNVKYLL; encoded by the coding sequence ATGACTCAAATACAGGAAGCAAGAAGAGGAAATATAACCAGCTCGATGAAAATCGTTGCTGAGAAAGAAAGTATTCAAGTTGAAGAACTTGGAGAACTCATCGCAAAAGGTCTGGTTGTTATTCCTCATAATAAAAAACACTCAAATTTATTTCCAATCGGAATAGGTTATAAACTGAGAACTAAAGTGAACGCAAATATCGGAACATCAATTGATTATCCCCATTTAGAAGAAGAATTGAAAAAACTTGATGTGGTGCTGAAATTTGGGGCAGATACAGTAATGGATTTAAGCACAGGTGGAAACATCAATAAAATAAGAAAAGAGATAATGAAAAGGACATCTGCTCCCGTTGGAACTGTTCCTATTTATCAGGCTTCAATTTTAGGCATATCAAAAAGAGGAAACATGATAGACATGACTGAAGATGACCTTTTCTCAGTGATTGAAATGCAGGCAGAGGATGGAGTTGATTTCATGACAATTCATGCTGGACTAACATTGAGTGGGGTTGAGATGCTTAAAAAACATCCGAGATTGACTAAAGTTGTATCCCGTGGAGGTGCATTCATCCTTGGATGGATGTTGAAAAATCAGAGAGAAAATCCATTCTACGAGAAATTTGATAGGCTTCTTGAAATTGCCCTTAAATATGATATAACTCTCAGTCTCGGAGATGGACTGAGACCTGGTTCAATAGCAGATGCAGGAGATAGCGCTCAGATAAATGAATTGCTCGTTTTAGGAGAACTCACGAAGAAATGCAATGAAGCTGGAGTTCAGGTAATTGTTGAGGGACCTGGCCATGTTCCCCTGGATCAGATTACTGCCCAGGTTAAATTTCAGAAGAGAATTTGTAATAATGCACCTTTTTATGTTCTTGGGCCTCTCGTTACAGATGTGGGAGCAGGCTATGACCATATTACCGCTGCAATAGGAGGAGCAATTGCTGGTTCAGCAGGAGCAGACTTTCTATGTTATGTAACTCCATCTGAGCATATAGCTCTTCCCGATGTTGAGGATGTAAGAGATGGCGTCATTGCTTTTAGGATTGCTGCCCATGCTGCAGATATTGTAAAAGGAATTAAAGGCGCAAAAGAATGGGATGAAAAAATGTCAAAGGCAAGATATGAGCTTGGATGGGAAGAACAGGCAAAATTGTCGATAGACCCTGAAAAATTCAAAGAAATAAGAGAGAAAAGAAAGACATCTTCAAATGCATGCTCCATGTGCAGTGATTTTTGCGCTATGAAAATTGTGAGTGAATTTCTTGGAGATGATAATGTCAAGTATCTCCTATAA
- the porA gene encoding pyruvate ferredoxin oxidoreductase: MRKVIMGNHSLSYGALLSRVQVISAYPITPQTQVVELLSEMCASGELKAKFINVESEHSAMAALIGASAAGARTFSATSAHGLTLMHELLHWAAGARLPIVLGNINRAMAPGWTIWADQTDSLSQRDTGWIQFYCSSNQEVLDTIIQAFKISEKVLLPSMIVLDAFFLSHTYEPVDIPDQVVVDEYLPPYKPKYVLDTKDPHTFGGITSPEYYYEIRYKMEMGMRESVEVIKQAGKEYGELFGREYGLIEDYRCEDAEIIFITSGTAASTAKVVVDELREEGKKVGNLKIRVFRPFPFKELRRIIEHAKKVAVIDRNISFGHHGIFAQEVKSALYNHSNIPVFGFVAGLGGRDINPQTIKEIYHITESNEYPSEKVFWIGVKK, from the coding sequence ATGAGAAAAGTTATAATGGGAAATCATTCATTATCCTATGGTGCTCTTCTTTCTCGAGTTCAGGTCATATCAGCTTATCCCATAACTCCTCAAACGCAGGTTGTTGAACTTCTTTCTGAAATGTGTGCAAGTGGAGAACTAAAAGCCAAATTTATCAATGTTGAATCCGAACATTCTGCGATGGCTGCTTTAATAGGAGCTTCTGCAGCAGGAGCAAGGACATTCTCTGCAACTTCTGCTCATGGTCTTACTCTTATGCATGAATTACTACACTGGGCAGCAGGAGCAAGATTGCCCATAGTCCTTGGAAATATAAATCGAGCAATGGCTCCAGGATGGACAATCTGGGCAGATCAAACAGACTCTTTATCCCAGAGAGATACGGGATGGATTCAATTCTATTGCTCTTCAAACCAGGAAGTCCTTGATACAATTATTCAGGCATTTAAAATATCAGAGAAAGTGCTACTTCCTTCGATGATTGTGCTCGATGCTTTCTTCCTTTCCCATACATATGAACCTGTTGATATACCTGATCAGGTAGTTGTGGATGAGTATCTTCCACCATACAAACCAAAATATGTTCTGGATACAAAAGACCCGCATACGTTTGGTGGAATTACCTCTCCTGAGTATTACTATGAAATTAGATATAAAATGGAAATGGGAATGAGAGAATCTGTTGAAGTTATAAAACAGGCAGGAAAAGAATATGGAGAATTATTTGGAAGAGAATATGGTCTTATTGAAGACTACAGGTGTGAAGATGCGGAAATAATTTTTATAACTTCAGGAACAGCAGCTTCTACAGCAAAGGTTGTAGTGGATGAATTAAGAGAAGAGGGAAAGAAAGTTGGAAACCTGAAGATAAGAGTTTTTAGACCATTTCCGTTTAAGGAACTGAGAAGAATCATTGAACATGCAAAGAAAGTTGCTGTTATAGATAGAAACATTTCTTTTGGACATCATGGAATTTTTGCACAGGAAGTTAAATCGGCATTGTACAACCATTCTAACATCCCTGTTTTTGGGTTCGTTGCAGGGTTGGGAGGAAGGGATATTAACCCTCAAACTATAAAAGAAATCTATCACATTACAGAAAGTAATGAATATCCTTCAGAGAAAGTTTTTTGGATAGGAGTTAAAAAATGA
- a CDS encoding 3-methyl-2-oxobutanoate dehydrogenase subunit beta, whose protein sequence is MRLSIPEQELMTPGHLACQGCGATLAMRYTLKALGNDTILTFPACCWSVIDGPFPYTSLKVPLLHMAFEATGATASGIKAALEIKGNTETTVVGWAGDGGTFDIGLQALSGAAERNEDFIYICYDNEAYMNTGIQRSGATPWGAWTATTPVENFNSIFKKNIEEILAAHRIPYVATASVAYPEDLVKKIKKAKGIKGFRFIHIFAPCPPGWKTRSEDTVKLARLAVQTTVFPLYEIENSEKYTINIVIKKRKPVNEYLELQGRFKHLKEEHINFIQENIDKNWEKLLKKAGLI, encoded by the coding sequence ATGAGATTATCAATACCAGAACAGGAATTAATGACCCCAGGGCATTTGGCTTGCCAGGGCTGCGGCGCTACACTGGCAATGAGGTATACATTGAAGGCTTTAGGAAATGATACAATTCTTACCTTTCCCGCATGTTGCTGGTCAGTAATAGATGGTCCATTTCCCTATACATCTTTAAAAGTTCCTCTACTTCACATGGCATTCGAAGCAACAGGTGCTACTGCTTCAGGGATAAAGGCAGCATTAGAAATTAAAGGAAATACTGAAACAACTGTTGTGGGATGGGCTGGAGATGGCGGAACTTTCGATATCGGTTTGCAAGCTCTTTCAGGTGCAGCTGAAAGAAATGAGGATTTTATCTATATATGTTATGATAATGAAGCATACATGAATACAGGAATTCAAAGAAGTGGAGCAACTCCATGGGGAGCATGGACAGCTACAACTCCAGTGGAGAATTTTAACAGTATATTTAAGAAAAATATTGAAGAAATTCTTGCTGCTCATCGAATTCCTTATGTAGCTACTGCCTCAGTTGCCTATCCCGAAGATCTTGTAAAAAAAATAAAAAAAGCTAAAGGAATTAAAGGATTCAGATTTATTCATATATTTGCTCCATGTCCTCCGGGCTGGAAAACAAGATCAGAGGATACTGTTAAATTGGCAAGGCTTGCAGTACAAACAACTGTTTTTCCCCTTTATGAAATCGAGAATAGTGAAAAATATACAATAAATATAGTGATAAAAAAAAGAAAACCCGTTAATGAATACCTTGAACTTCAAGGAAGGTTTAAACATTTGAAAGAGGAGCACATAAATTTTATCCAGGAGAATATTGATAAAAATTGGGAGAAATTATTAAAAAAGGCAGGACTTATATAA
- a CDS encoding TIM barrel protein has protein sequence MSSISYKNHNLFFGTGGKPNSTIGTSTEDGIKRIRELNLDCMEIEWVRGVHIKEEGTFSIKKIASEKEVKLSVHAPYFINLNSEDKAKRKASMERIFDSARMGKLSGAESVVFHTGYYGNSPKEAYKTILDGIKEISKELKAEDNFIILRPETSGKQSQFGSLDEILNLCSELEGVEPCIDFAHLHARERGKLNTYEEFYNILEKVEKKLGKQSLLNIHIHVSGISYGDKGEKKHLNLKESDFRYDEWIQALKDFNLRGLVIIESPNLEQDAILLKGLYSGTKFKS, from the coding sequence ATGTCAAGTATCTCCTATAAAAATCATAATCTTTTTTTTGGAACCGGAGGAAAACCAAACAGCACAATTGGCACCTCCACTGAGGATGGTATAAAAAGAATAAGAGAATTAAACCTTGACTGCATGGAAATAGAATGGGTCAGAGGAGTTCATATTAAAGAAGAGGGAACGTTCTCAATTAAAAAAATTGCCTCGGAGAAAGAAGTAAAGCTTTCAGTCCACGCTCCTTATTTCATAAACCTCAACTCTGAAGATAAAGCGAAGAGAAAAGCAAGTATGGAGAGAATATTTGATTCAGCAAGGATGGGCAAGCTTTCAGGAGCAGAGAGTGTTGTATTTCATACAGGGTATTATGGAAATTCTCCTAAAGAAGCTTACAAAACAATCCTTGATGGAATTAAAGAAATAAGTAAAGAATTAAAAGCTGAGGATAATTTTATTATACTCAGGCCTGAAACCTCAGGAAAACAATCTCAATTTGGCTCCCTTGACGAGATATTGAATCTGTGCTCTGAACTTGAAGGTGTAGAACCATGTATTGATTTTGCTCACCTTCATGCGAGAGAAAGAGGAAAGCTTAACACCTATGAAGAGTTCTATAATATTTTAGAAAAAGTTGAGAAGAAACTTGGAAAACAATCTTTGTTGAACATACATATTCATGTATCAGGAATAAGTTATGGAGATAAAGGTGAAAAGAAACATTTAAATCTAAAAGAATCTGACTTCAGGTATGATGAGTGGATCCAAGCTTTAAAAGATTTTAATCTTAGAGGATTGGTTATAATAGAAAGCCCGAACTTAGAGCAGGATGCAATTCTTCTGAAGGGTCTTTATAGTGGGACAAAATTTAAGAGTTAA
- the purH gene encoding bifunctional phosphoribosylaminoimidazolecarboxamide formyltransferase/IMP cyclohydrolase produces the protein MIKRALISVWDKRGLEKLVKTFMEFKIEILATGGTSRFLKEIEVPHNLIEDITGFPEILEGRVKTLHPKIFAGILSKRDNPEHLKQVENLKIKNIDVVVCNFYPFEEATKVENLSLDEALEMIDIGGPSLIRASAKNFIDVIPVVDPDDYQEIIERLHQNDYFPIEFRKRMAIKAFQRIYLYDIVIYNYLNSLLEKKEIFPEDLTLNLKKLLDLRYGENPHQRASLYIENDKSPFKLMKIFQGKELSFNNILDIEAAYKIYNQFNDPFCVIIKHNNPCGAAIGKSADDAFSKALSTDPMSAFGGIIGFNQVVDEKTASLITLNFFEVVVSPHFNQETLKIFSAKKNLRVVEIESGFNEYIDFKRISGGFLIQETDSGEIRKDSINVVTEKSPSDNEMEDMMFAWKICKFVKSNAIVVVRNLHVLGIGAGQMSRVDSVELAIKKSNFPLEGAVLASDGFFPFSDSIEIAAKSGIKAIIQPGGSIRDKEVIEAANRYNISMVFTGVRHFRH, from the coding sequence ATGATAAAAAGAGCATTGATAAGTGTCTGGGATAAAAGAGGACTGGAAAAACTTGTAAAAACATTCATGGAGTTCAAAATTGAAATCCTTGCAACAGGAGGGACTTCAAGGTTTTTGAAAGAAATCGAAGTTCCCCATAACCTAATAGAAGATATAACTGGTTTTCCAGAGATACTGGAAGGAAGGGTAAAAACATTGCATCCAAAGATATTTGCGGGTATTTTATCAAAAAGGGACAATCCAGAACACTTAAAACAGGTTGAAAATTTGAAAATAAAAAATATCGATGTAGTTGTTTGTAACTTCTATCCTTTTGAAGAAGCGACAAAAGTGGAAAATTTAAGTCTTGATGAAGCTTTAGAGATGATAGATATCGGAGGGCCTTCTCTTATAAGGGCATCAGCTAAAAATTTTATAGATGTGATTCCTGTTGTTGACCCAGATGATTATCAGGAAATAATCGAAAGATTGCATCAAAACGATTATTTTCCAATTGAGTTCAGGAAGAGAATGGCTATTAAAGCATTTCAGAGAATTTATCTTTATGACATAGTTATCTATAATTATTTAAATTCTCTCCTTGAAAAAAAAGAGATTTTTCCTGAGGATTTAACTTTAAATTTAAAAAAACTCCTTGATTTAAGATATGGAGAGAATCCCCATCAGAGAGCATCGCTATACATTGAAAATGATAAATCTCCTTTTAAATTGATGAAAATTTTCCAGGGTAAGGAACTTTCATTCAACAACATTCTTGATATTGAAGCAGCTTATAAAATATACAATCAATTCAATGATCCTTTCTGTGTAATTATAAAACACAACAATCCCTGCGGAGCTGCTATAGGTAAAAGTGCTGATGATGCATTCTCTAAAGCTCTTTCAACAGACCCTATGTCTGCTTTCGGAGGGATAATTGGGTTTAACCAGGTTGTAGATGAAAAAACTGCCTCTCTCATTACTCTTAATTTTTTTGAAGTTGTAGTTTCGCCTCACTTCAATCAAGAGACTCTCAAGATATTCTCAGCAAAGAAGAATTTAAGAGTGGTGGAAATAGAATCAGGTTTTAATGAATATATCGATTTTAAGAGAATAAGCGGGGGTTTTCTCATTCAAGAAACTGATTCAGGAGAGATAAGAAAGGATTCAATTAATGTTGTAACAGAAAAGAGCCCTTCTGATAATGAAATGGAAGATATGATGTTTGCATGGAAGATATGTAAGTTTGTAAAATCAAATGCAATAGTAGTAGTGAGGAATCTTCATGTGTTGGGAATTGGAGCAGGTCAGATGAGTAGAGTGGATTCTGTAGAGTTGGCCATCAAAAAATCAAACTTTCCCCTTGAAGGAGCTGTTCTTGCTTCAGATGGTTTTTTCCCCTTTTCGGATAGCATTGAAATTGCTGCAAAATCAGGAATTAAAGCAATAATACAGCCTGGTGGCTCTATAAGGGATAAAGAGGTTATTGAAGCAGCTAATAGATACAATATTTCGATGGTTTTCACTGGGGTCAGGCACTTCCGCCATTAA
- a CDS encoding TlpA disulfide reductase family protein, translating into MKKSWYLIFLALPIIALSIFLLNPKSSSNGEGKKAMDFTLSDVEGNKFTLSQFNGNVVILNFFATWCKFCRMEIPHLVELYNQYKDKGLTVISISVDRNPHEVLKPFIQSYSINFPVLIGEENVVNEYFGGNQGIPFNVVIDKNGYIRKTYVGVREKSVFENDLKELSEEK; encoded by the coding sequence ATGAAAAAAAGCTGGTATTTAATTTTTCTGGCATTGCCAATAATAGCATTGAGTATATTCTTGCTCAATCCGAAATCTTCTTCTAATGGAGAAGGGAAGAAAGCAATGGATTTTACTCTGAGTGATGTAGAGGGTAATAAGTTTACTCTTTCCCAGTTCAACGGAAATGTCGTTATCCTTAATTTTTTTGCCACATGGTGTAAATTTTGTAGAATGGAAATTCCTCATCTGGTTGAGCTGTATAATCAATACAAAGATAAAGGTTTAACGGTCATTTCAATTTCAGTCGATAGAAACCCCCATGAAGTTTTAAAACCTTTTATCCAAAGTTATTCAATAAATTTTCCAGTTCTAATAGGAGAAGAGAATGTGGTGAATGAATATTTTGGAGGAAACCAGGGAATTCCTTTTAATGTTGTGATAGATAAAAATGGCTATATAAGAAAAACATATGTGGGTGTGAGGGAAAAATCAGTGTTTGAAAATGATCTTAAAGAACTGTCAGAAGAAAAATGA
- a CDS encoding beta-ketoacyl-ACP synthase III: MKRVKISSTGSYVPKDVLTNFDLEKMVDTSDEWITTRTGIKERRIASKDEATSDMVIKASLKALEKANLRPKDLDMIIIATVTPDTLFPATACWVQKGLGIKEIPAFDISAACTGWIYGLVVAESLIKTGIAHRILLVGTEMLTKIVNWEDRNTCVLFGDGAGATILEESNDESGILASYLASDGNLGDLLIQPAGGTRMPASFETVKNKLHSITMKGNEVFKHAVKNMGDAAIKVLKRANLKGEDIDIFIPHQANIRIIESTVERAKIPIEKTYINIDKYGNMSSATIPIALDELNDNGKLKKGKLVLVDAFGAGFTWGAVIIRW, from the coding sequence ATGAAAAGAGTCAAAATAAGCTCAACAGGCTCATATGTTCCGAAAGATGTTCTTACAAATTTTGACCTTGAAAAGATGGTGGATACCTCTGACGAATGGATTACTACAAGGACTGGAATAAAGGAAAGAAGGATTGCTTCAAAAGATGAGGCAACCTCTGATATGGTAATCAAGGCATCTCTCAAGGCCTTAGAAAAGGCAAATCTCAGACCAAAAGACCTTGACATGATAATAATTGCTACTGTTACCCCTGACACTCTCTTCCCTGCAACTGCCTGCTGGGTTCAGAAAGGCCTGGGAATAAAAGAAATCCCTGCCTTTGACATTTCTGCGGCATGCACAGGATGGATATATGGTCTGGTGGTAGCTGAAAGCTTGATAAAAACTGGAATTGCCCACCGAATCCTTCTTGTTGGAACTGAAATGCTTACAAAAATAGTTAACTGGGAAGATAGAAACACCTGCGTCCTTTTTGGAGACGGGGCAGGCGCAACCATTCTTGAAGAAAGTAATGATGAGTCAGGGATACTCGCTTCCTACCTTGCATCCGATGGAAATCTTGGAGATTTACTCATTCAGCCTGCAGGAGGGACACGTATGCCTGCTTCCTTTGAGACAGTAAAAAATAAACTTCACTCAATAACAATGAAAGGAAATGAAGTTTTCAAACATGCTGTAAAAAATATGGGAGATGCAGCAATAAAAGTTCTTAAAAGAGCAAATTTAAAAGGAGAGGATATTGACATTTTTATTCCCCATCAGGCAAACATCAGAATTATAGAATCAACTGTTGAGAGAGCTAAAATTCCAATTGAAAAGACCTACATTAATATAGATAAATATGGAAATATGTCATCAGCAACTATTCCAATCGCCCTGGATGAATTGAATGATAATGGCAAACTCAAAAAGGGAAAACTCGTTCTCGTCGATGCTTTTGGAGCTGGATTTACTTGGGGCGCTGTAATAATCAGATGGTAA
- the coaE gene encoding dephospho-CoA kinase (Dephospho-CoA kinase (CoaE) performs the final step in coenzyme A biosynthesis.), which produces MRKILRVSLTGGIATGKSIISDVLKEKGCFISKSDLIAHKLMMPGEVIWEQIVFHFGDRILNPNKTINRKTLGAIVFSNEKERDYLNNLIHPKVLEEKKKIIEKLERDRKYKIFVSEAALTIEAGFEKYFHKIIVAHCPDNIRVKRLMERDKISENEALKKIRSQMDNEEKIKKADYVIDTSGTIEETRKRTLEIYESLLIDWKILNSLEKERKNDKKSIDKCLG; this is translated from the coding sequence ATGCGAAAAATATTAAGAGTATCTTTAACTGGTGGAATAGCAACGGGTAAGTCAATTATTTCTGATGTGTTAAAAGAGAAAGGGTGTTTCATTTCTAAATCGGATCTGATTGCTCATAAATTGATGATGCCTGGAGAAGTAATCTGGGAACAGATTGTTTTTCATTTTGGAGATAGAATTTTAAACCCTAACAAGACGATAAACAGAAAAACACTCGGAGCTATTGTTTTTTCAAATGAAAAAGAGAGGGATTATCTAAATAATCTTATTCATCCAAAAGTTCTTGAAGAGAAGAAAAAAATCATAGAAAAACTTGAAAGAGATAGAAAATATAAAATATTTGTGTCTGAAGCTGCTCTAACGATTGAGGCAGGATTTGAGAAATATTTTCACAAGATAATAGTAGCCCATTGCCCTGATAATATAAGAGTGAAGAGATTGATGGAAAGGGATAAGATATCAGAAAATGAGGCATTAAAAAAAATCAGATCACAGATGGATAACGAAGAAAAAATAAAAAAAGCAGATTACGTAATAGATACATCAGGAACGATAGAAGAAACAAGAAAAAGAACTTTGGAAATTTATGAGTCTTTACTTATAGACTGGAAGATACTTAATTCATTGGAGAAGGAGAGGAAAAATGATAAAAAGAGCATTGATAAGTGTCTGGGATAA
- a CDS encoding MBL fold metallo-hydrolase, with product MGQNLRVKFLGVRGSYPVCSREFLRFGGNTPSVLLEFEDTAIIFDAGTGIINAVKELKNKDFIWIFLSHLHQDHIEGYPFFILNEEIRRKIDTFGPNFRKGFFRILSTYFSYSFSPIPFKRFMKRESIFGLNGGEIIFTDDNTPQILRRKNVHTKRSFYVESIKMDSHPNDGVLVYKTFLGNRSIVYATDVELNNNVIKIMIEFCRNADILIHDSQYTDEEYFSNANPKKGFGHSTWRLACELAKKSEVKRLILFHHDPFHSDGEIEKIEREAKKVFSNSYAAYENMEMEL from the coding sequence GTGGGACAAAATTTAAGAGTTAAGTTTTTAGGAGTAAGAGGAAGTTATCCAGTCTGTTCCAGAGAATTTTTAAGATTTGGCGGGAATACTCCTTCAGTTCTTTTAGAGTTTGAAGACACTGCTATTATATTTGATGCAGGAACAGGAATTATAAATGCAGTAAAAGAGTTAAAAAATAAAGATTTTATCTGGATATTCCTTTCTCATCTTCATCAGGATCACATTGAAGGATATCCATTTTTTATCCTGAACGAAGAAATAAGAAGAAAGATTGACACATTCGGTCCAAACTTTAGGAAAGGATTTTTCAGAATCCTCTCAACTTATTTTTCTTATTCTTTCTCTCCCATACCTTTTAAGAGATTTATGAAAAGAGAATCTATATTTGGATTGAATGGTGGAGAAATAATTTTTACAGATGATAACACCCCACAAATCTTACGAAGAAAAAATGTTCATACCAAAAGAAGTTTCTATGTAGAATCGATAAAAATGGATTCTCATCCAAATGATGGCGTGTTAGTCTATAAGACATTTTTAGGAAATAGGAGTATTGTGTATGCCACTGATGTTGAATTAAACAATAATGTAATAAAAATTATGATAGAATTCTGTCGTAATGCAGACATTTTAATCCATGATTCTCAGTACACAGATGAAGAATATTTTTCAAATGCAAATCCAAAAAAGGGTTTTGGGCATAGCACGTGGAGATTAGCCTGTGAACTTGCGAAAAAGAGTGAAGTAAAGCGGTTAATTTTATTTCATCATGACCCGTTTCATTCAGATGGAGAGATTGAAAAAATTGAGAGAGAGGCGAAAAAAGTTTTTTCAAATTCTTATGCAGCCTATGAAAATATGGAAATGGAATTATAA
- a CDS encoding 2-oxoacid:acceptor oxidoreductase family protein, with protein sequence MIEIRFHGRGGQGVVVAAKILADSILKDGKYCLAIPEFGVERRGAPVYAFARIDDKEIFLRSRIYEPDHVVVLDPVLVYSIDVTSGLKKNGTIVINSEKSPEEFSFSNDFRVYTIDATGIAVKWKLGTRASPIVNTAILGAVAKILGITKIESLIASIKESVPTKPEENAMAAKEAYEIAKG encoded by the coding sequence TTGATAGAAATAAGGTTTCATGGTAGAGGGGGACAGGGAGTAGTTGTAGCTGCTAAAATTTTAGCAGACTCAATACTAAAGGATGGGAAGTACTGTTTAGCAATCCCGGAATTTGGTGTAGAAAGAAGGGGAGCTCCTGTATATGCATTTGCAAGAATCGATGACAAGGAGATTTTCCTCCGGTCAAGAATATATGAACCAGACCATGTTGTAGTCCTTGACCCTGTTTTAGTTTATTCAATCGATGTGACAAGCGGACTCAAAAAGAATGGAACAATAGTAATTAATTCTGAAAAAAGTCCTGAAGAATTTAGTTTTTCAAATGACTTCAGAGTTTATACGATAGATGCAACTGGAATAGCTGTGAAATGGAAGCTCGGGACAAGGGCGTCTCCAATTGTTAATACAGCAATTCTAGGTGCAGTTGCGAAAATACTGGGGATAACGAAGATCGAATCCCTAATTGCTTCAATAAAAGAATCTGTACCTACAAAACCAGAAGAAAATGCCATGGCAGCAAAGGAGGCTTACGAAATTGCAAAAGGATAA